ACCGGATCGACGGTGATGGGAGCGGTCAGCGGATCGTCGTTGCGCGAGTAGCCGGCGTCCACGTACGGCTTGAGCACCCCGTCGAGTTTGTTCAGCGTGTCCTTGTCCACGCCGAGGTACTTGAACGGCAGAACCAGCGGGAGGTGCTCCTCGGGGATCATGATCGTGGTGTTCTTCGCACCACGCGAGTTGACGGTGGTCCGGATGTTCTGCGGCGGCACCATGCTGGGATTGGTGAACGCGACCGCGGTGTGCCCGGTCGCCAGGCCCACGATCGCGTTGGCGACCGAGAGCCAGTTGTCCGGCCGGTCCGGCCAGTCGGCGATGCTGTCGTACGCGGAGACGAACTGGTAAGTGTCGTACTGGCTTTCCACCGGCGGTGGAATGCGGTAGTCCAGCGACGGGACGACGCTGCCCACCGGGAACATCTGCGTCAGGAAGCTCTCACCGAACGCGTGCTTGCCGACCGGGTTTCCGTACGTGGCGAAGCTCAACTGATCGGGCGGTGGCGCCGCCGGGTCATATGCGAGCCGCGCCTGCACCTCGTCGAGCACCGACGCGCCCTCGGACAGGCCGATCACGGTGCCAGGGCCGCCCTCACGGATCGCGTTGATGAGGTTGGGCGCCCCGACGTCGATGGACTCGCCGTAACTCGGACCGTCGAGACCCAGACCCGGCATGATGCGCTCCCCGAACGCGCCGATGCCAGGGAACAACCGCTCCAACGTGTGGCCCTGAACCTGGCCGGCGGGATAGTCGACGATCTGGCGGTCCAGTCCGGGGAACCAGTCGGCGCCCGTGCGCATGATGTATTCGTCGTACGGAATGCC
This genomic window from Mycolicibacterium goodii contains:
- the pe gene encoding acyltransferase PE — its product is MRRLLAFGTALSTIGTAGCLGLGIASADDTKPVDPTPGAHAEGPPPLGTPGRGYALGGAHVLGIPYDEYIMRTGADWFPGLDRQIVDYPAGQVQGHTLERLFPGIGAFGERIMPGLGLDGPSYGESIDVGAPNLINAIREGGPGTVIGLSEGASVLDEVQARLAYDPAAPPPDQLSFATYGNPVGKHAFGESFLTQMFPVGSVVPSLDYRIPPPVESQYDTYQFVSAYDSIADWPDRPDNWLSVANAIVGLATGHTAVAFTNPSMVPPQNIRTTVNSRGAKNTTIMIPEEHLPLVLPFKYLGVDKDTLNKLDGVLKPYVDAGYSRNDDPLTAPITVDPVNGYDPAAVTAPATQAAFGGGSDPVSQLLAGLQYVLNNQPAPAPAPRP